From Centroberyx gerrardi isolate f3 chromosome 10, fCenGer3.hap1.cur.20231027, whole genome shotgun sequence:
GTGAGGACAGGGGCTGTGCAGGGCAAGAGAAGAGGAGGTCACCGGCCACTGCCAGGCAGGAGGGTGGCCGGACAGAGTGGCTTGCCCCGCCAGTCCGGCATGCTTCAAGATGAGGGCACACCCGGAGCGAGAGCCAGGATCGCCCGGATGCCCAGCAGCGCGGGCTCGCCAAACCTGCTGGCGAGCTTCGCGGGGAAAAACCGCGTCCTGGTGATCTCGGCGCCTCACGATTCAGATGGCTACTACCGGCTGATGATGTCTCTTCTGAAACCCGACGTGTACTGCGAGCTGGCCGAGCGGCACGTCCATCAGATTGTCATGTTCCACCAAGAGGGGGAGATGGGGGGCAAGGTGAGGAGGATCACCACGGAGGGCAAGGTGATGGAGGAGCCGCTGGATACCGCACTCATCCCCAGACTCATGAGCTTCCTCAAGCTGGAGAAAGGTAATGAGCGAGTTTAGTTCCTGAGGTCGAGAGGTGATGACACTTTAATCACTGACGCTGTAAAAACAGGTTCATGTTTATGAGTTTGCATTTGGGGTAACAGTGCGTGTCTTCACTCTGTATTAGGCTACATTTGTCTAATAGGTAAAGGTTAACtgacttgctcaagggcactttgctGTTGACTGATACATCAGCTGTTGCTTAGACCAAACAGAAACTTTTCCCTTCCAGTTataggacagtctctctaaccaatAAGCCACTCTGCCGTCCTTACACTGAGCTTTTCACCCAGATGGATACAAAttaagatattaaaaaaaaaaagaaatagatggAAATTGGAACATCATTTAATCTTCCACTCCTACTCTGTGATGTGGTGTCCTGCAGGTAAGTTTGGGATGGTGCTGCTGAAGAAGACCTtgcaggtggaggagaggtaCCCCTACCCCGTGAGGCTGGAGGCCATGTACGAGGTGATCGACCAGTCGCCCATGCGAAAGCTGGAGAAGCTCCGCCAGAAAGGCTTTGTCCAGAAGTGCAAAGGAGCCGGTGTGGAGGGCCAAGTGGAGGAGGGCACAGTCACAGGTGAGAGGGGACTAAGACGAATACTAATGACCTGCTAGCTTTCCCAGAGGAAGTCGGATGTCACACTCTTTGGAGATCCTAAGTGTTCTGTAAGAAGTTATCTCACTCTAAATAGCAGCTCTGAGGCCTTTGCAAAGTCAGTGGTGGGATTTTAGTGATAATAGTTTTATGAAGGCAGCTGAAGCCATTTAAGCTTAAGCTAACCCATACTTGCAAAGTTAAATACTAAACTAAAATATTCAGTTTACTAAAGAGCtagccaataaataataaagacacattttttctgctgaaacaaaatattcagtgtttggaAAATTTAATACTAAAATGCTTGTTGGCATGGAAATAAAACTCACCATGGAATATTATTGAAGTATCCACTATCTCAATAAATTTGCTCACAAAATAGCAGCATTAATCTGTTTACTGAAAcattttacttactttactctctctctctctctctctctctctctctctctctcaggtggagCAGTGGACACACCAGTAGAAAGAAAACCGGACCGGAAAGAGTTCATAAGGAAACCAATCAGGAGGCCCGCACATGCTTctacaacaaccacagctgccacaaccaccaccaccaccaccacaacacggccaaccaccaccaccaccaccaccactactaccaccacaactaaacccaccaccaccacaactaGAGCAACAACGACCACGACCAAAGCTACGACAACTACCACCAGacctaccaccaccaccagaagaaccaccaccaccaccacaaagCGACCCACCACCACTCGAGCggtcaccaccaccaccaccaccacccagaGACCGACCCGGGCCCACACCACGGCCCACTGGCTCCCGGCCCCCAGGACCACGGCCGATCCCTACTACTACAAccgcagagagagggagaggttccCGCCTAAAACCACCCCGGCCGGAGACAACCGCACTGACAAGGAGGGCAGGGACCCACACGGCCGCAAGCAGGCTGGCCTGGTGCCCGCCACGCATAAACCCTCCAAGACTAAGCCTGCCAAGAAGaagaatggaggagagaaggtgagTTGGGGAGCTTTAGCTTCTGTGTTGAATTCTTGTATCTTTTCACTGTTGAAAGTTTTAATTGAAAGCCTTTGGGGTATGCCTATGGTTCATGCTAATGCATATAGCCTGTTATTTCCTATTTGCACTCACTGAAAGCAATATTGAAGTACTGAATCTTGATTTTAGGCTGGTAGAAGGTTATGTTTTAACCAGTAGTACTAAAAACTGCATTTAAATTAGAGTTGGAGATGTATGTTATACTGTAAATGACTTAAAATAAGCCATAGTGGTAATCCTTCAGATCCTCTTCttttattttggcgacatctttgacATCTCATTTTCTGTTGATTAAGTTTGAATTTCTGTAGGTAccgctgttttttttgtctcttcagCCATAGTGCAGTAAGTGCACTGCAAATTTTCCAGCGTTAAATGAGTGTTGAATTtccagtgacaattatttggagttgacaagttTTGATTATTTACTCATAGAGCAGATATGGCTCTGGAGTGGGTGTTcaaactatctaaaagtgttaaattactTACTGTATTACTTATTACTCTATGGTGGAtttaaacactggcatagtgttgagTTTTACACTCTCAGACTTAAATTTAACACTAACGATTTTTCTGTGGGGCTATCGCTGATCATGCTAATTACCCAGTTTgtcttctatttattacaaacaaaccactgttgctgcttccACTAACGTAAAACAAATCACGTCCTGTGTGCCAGAgaatttttcctgggaaagacctacgAGACACATGAAACGCATcaaatgaaaaagctttcatgaactgagtaaaggttgaatcactattgtgttatatcaatcagcgatagagaggagcaaaatagaaatttatttaaaaaaatgttgtggattacgACTTTGAATCAGTTAATTACCTTTCTCCCTGTGTGTAGGTGCTGAGTAATGAATACGAAGATAAGTATGAACTCAGCAAGCCAACGGTCAGCGATCCCGAGGAGACGGAAACCTACACCGAAATCAGCCCCGCCAAGAGGGGCAGGGGCAAGCACGATAAGCacgacaagaagaagaaaaagaatgacAAGGCTGCCaaaaaggcagagaggagaggaggaaaggcgGGGAAGGAGGGCAAGAACGGTGGGAAGAAAAACGGAAAGAAGCTGTCAAAGTACCACGAGAAAGAGGAGTACCAGAAGCCCACGAAGAAGCCGACGCCTCCTCCTAAGGGAACTCTGGCCTCCTTCCTGGACTACTTTGAGAGCCGGAGGCGGCTGCTGGTGAGAACATGACATAACTCTCACATCTCATAGCTCACCACTACTCGAACctggctctctctctgataGCAAATCTCTTATTTAGGGCTGCAGCCAGAGAGAAACATGTGTGCTCACAAGTCTCAAATAGCATCACCTTACTATATTAACCCGCCACTaagtacacacatgcagcatttttaaggagcattaagtaatctatgacatTTATCGATCTCTATGAGCGACTAGTAGTAATTgtaacaacattgatagaacttatctcctcctatacaagtctctggcacagcccAGAGCAGAggtccaacagaaacatctggtgaagaggtaatatatcaccatgctcaATACTGGAATATAACTGCTTTGTAATTTGCTTtcttttggcttgagaacgaggcttttttagccttcatagctgaaatgtgttgcgaCACTGGCCACTCACTCATAGCATTGGCCTCCATCATTGAGCAATTGCAACTGTAGGGAGTAGAGGGGggtgaaagccagaaatctcagcatctAGCCAAGTAATAGCTGAGTCATTAGTACTGATCACCAACACTATCAACCCCCCGCAGatttattatggtcattttgtgttacGAGACAGTAAAagacttattgcccctttaatttaCAGTAATGTCACAGTTATAAAGTCACACTTCAGTGGCATGTTATATGGATAGCCATAAAATATGCAGAGTGGCACACTGGCGTCCTCCCACTGTCTGACTGTGCTAACAGACTGGATGTCTGTGTTTTGTAGCCGGTATAGATTCTTATCACAGCAGTGCTGAGGGCAGGGTGGGAAAACATGGCCCCCATCCTCTGCCTGCAGGTTAATGTAAACACCACCTCCACAGCACacagccaatgtgtgtgtgtgtgcgtgtgcgtgcgtgtgtcatttcacatatgTGTCGATCTAACCTACTTCTATGCCTCcccatggtctctctctctctctctctctctctctctctctctctctctctctctctctctcactcctttcttccctccagcTGATCACCTCCCCCACTGAGGACAGCAGTATGTATGTTCAGCAGAGGGATGAGTacctggagagtgtgtgtgagatggcCATCAGGAAAGtctccatcatcaccatctttGGCTCCCTCACCAACTCCACCATGAAAATTGACCACTACCAGCTGGGTATGTAGCTCCCACAAGATAGGGAACGAAACAAAGTAACTCTCCTGTACTCTTCCACAGAttcttaaaaagtctgaaaaactcttaaaataaattatctgAATTTAAGCCCtcaaaaagtattaaaatgtcttaaatacaacTTCTacttattttttcccccatgtgctgaatgtccactcttagatttaCACAGatcagggttagtagtacaatatgcaaaatatgtttttttcatcctATGTGTTTCACTAAGCATTGTCCCTTGACCATTAATTTCCTGTGTCCTTTTTTCTTACGCTGCCCACtgatagtttcagaactttaatTAGCTTTGTTCAACAGGAAATTGGCTTgccattttctttattttgttttttaaatgtgtcttGAATTGAAATCCAGGTTGCATTAAACAGGTCTTAAATTTGgtaaagtcttaaatttgaaacctgcagatagcCTGTCTACTCTATTGTAATTTACTCCACTGTACTCTTATCTACTGCACTCTGCTCTACTCCCTCCTAAATACTGAAACACACAGTATCAAGGTTTCTTCCATCttcctacactgcaaaaacgtccatcttaagaAGTTGTATAAtccagtattgagtcttaaCATTTTATCTTTCTGAAAGCAagtaaaacaaatctgactGTGGAGATAATTCTCCTTTTGCAGTCTACTTCACTAGAATTACACTGCAGTGGAATTTTCACATGCCCCCTTTGCACTACTTGATGCATACAGTACTACAGCTGCTATTCAGACTAAGTTCAAGTGAAGTTCAGGGACAACCTTATCTGAGTGTTGACAATAAGAAGTTGAGTTGAGGTTGGTGTCTCATACCGCGTCGACTGTCCTGTCCTTGTTTCACCCTCCTTAACAGAGGGTTACCAGGTTCCTGCACTTTGCATAATGTCAGCCCAGATGCCTTAACAGTgatctctgctgggacaatagCATTCTGAATATATACTGACTCTGCCAAAGCCGCGGCATTGTGTACTAGTCTGTGCAGATGATACTAGACGGTGTTAACTACTGACTCCCGTGATCTTGGCCGCTGTGCTTTATTGTGCATGTAATCCTGTGGTGTTCACAGTGTAGTTAGGTGTAGCTTTCCTTAAGCGGAGCTGAGAGCCTCTAATTTCAGCATCTGGGTTGCATGGTAGCAATACTTTTTATAGTGTCACTTTCAATATGCTATAGTTAGTGGCAAGGTAGGAGTGTGTGGAGTGTCTGGGGTCCTGTGAGAAGTCGAGTTCAGTAGCTCTTAGAGGACAGAGGTCAGTCCTGAttcacacaaacgcacacgtGTATGGGGGGTAACTAGTGCCAGAATGCATACCTTCCTAGTTGATCATTCCAAGCAAGGGGGTAAGTCTGCCTCCTCTGGAGCTGATGTGTAAGCTGGAGACAGTTAGTtcatcacacccacacactgtctctgtcacaccacatatcccacccacacacacacacacacatgattagGTCATCACGCAATTATGAAAGCTTTTGAAAGGCTCCCTTTTATTAAACTGCTTACAGCTACTTGTTCAGATGGAACAAAACCGCTGCTGTTTTAATGAGATGTGCCTTGTCATTTGTGCTTGGCGAGCCTCCgtattttgagacattttacAGCCGTCTCCATCCCGAGGCCTCGGTTAGTGCGTGTTAATGTCAGGATCTACAAACCCACTTTGTAAAACTTTATTAGTCTGTCACTCCACATGACAACAGGGTTCTATCCAGATGGAATGCTGGAAAGAGTTCTGAGGTGAGgtcacacaccccccccccacccatggTAGGACTCGGTTACACTTTTGTTAGACTTACCGgccaggtcagtgtgtgtgtgtttgtgtgtgtttgtatgtgtgtgtatgtgtaagtgtaCAAACAACTGGTTCATTTGGCGTCACCCATGGTAGGATTTGGTTACATTTTTGTTCCACTTACCGCCCGGAGAGtcagtctgtatgtgtgtgtgtgtgtgtgtgtgtgtgtgtgtgggtgggtgtataCAAACAACTGGTTCTTTCAGTCTTGCCCCTCCCGTTGAGTTTAGGATGACCTCATAGTCTATGAGTTTTAACTTGGTTGGTCAGCAACATGTATTATATATAGttgagagtgtgtttgttttatgccTCAGTGTGTGCAGTCtgagtctgtctgctgtctccaCCATATGCTGGGGCTTTCCTCACATAATTGATCATACACATTGCACagcacaaagagggagagacaaccATCGGCAAACACtgttctgtggtgtgtgtgtgtgtgtgtgtgcatggagggAGTGGTGATTAAAGGCTTTTGCTTTGGCCTGTATAAATGCCAGCTACAGTAAATTTCTAAGCCATCAGACCCTGCCAGATCTCAGTCAGTGAATAAAAGCTGGCCTTTGTGGGTGTCGAGTGTGTTTCACTCTGCATGTTTCCATTCCTGCTCTTCACTGCGGAGCTCAGTTCACAGTCTTGTCAGAGAGATTTGTCTCACAGGAACGCTGTTTGGACCCCGGCTGTGGAAAACAGTTTGCTCTTAATGTTGCGGAGCTGAGCACTCGCGTTGTGTTTATATTATCATAGTTTATTCAATAGGAAACCGAATCATCACAATCGTACATCGTCTTCCATTATGGAGTCTGATGTGCCGTCTTGTCAAAACAAAGACGGTTACGTAAGAGCCATTGTTTGTCAGATGTTACGACTGACCCTGCAGtctcaagaagaagaagaggtgttgtcagattgacatttttcactttcatttgtgggaacaaaatgtcaaagcaaaagctgaagatgaaaaaaatccttGGAATTTCATGGAGAGAAATTCAAACAAACCGTTTAAATCCGAACATCTTGCTACACAGgttacctgtgtgtatgtgtgtgtgtgtgtgtgtgtgtgtgcacataagtgtgaatgtgcgtgcatgtgagaGTGCatgcacattacattacatgagcATGTGGGAGTGTGCATttgaggttgttgtttttttgagaaTGCATAGTTTCACCGGTCTTACTGCATCTATAGCACAAGCCTTCACTCTTGATCACTTCAGGAGgcctatttgttttttttatgatttaccTGTGACCCCAAATAagtattaaataaaaacaaacctaCACCCTCTCACAATATATAACcaatgtctcttcctctctccagagAACGACAAGCCCATGAAGGGTCTTCGTCAGGAGGACCTGGTGAACCAGGACCTGATCACGGAGCTGAGGAAAGAGTTCAGCATGACGCACAACGAATTCTACATGATCCTCACCGACACCGACATGAGAGTCAAGGTAGGGACTCGGTCTCTATGAGAGTGAACTCTGTAAGCAAGCAATCTGAAAATGGTTTTAATCATGTTGGTCCCTTTAAAGGGATGCTGAACGTTGGTAGGACCTTGGgctgtgtagcttcctggacatgttATAACCCCAGTGGGTCTTTACCTGTGCTTTTCtttacacactctctctaatTCCCTCTCCATCGCCAGGTAGACTACCCATCCGCCCATCGCTTTGGTctcgctcctttcttccccccttctctctccctctttgaaGGTGGGCTCTCTGCCGTGTTCACTGACCTGTCCTGTGTGCCAACATCCTGCCTCGACCAAACACTGTTTTAATTCACGCAACATGACGTTTGCCCgacagctgtgtgtgcatgtgtgtgtgtgtgtgtacgtgccaGGGTAAATCACCAGGCTGTTTTCAGACAGATTCAACAAAGACGCCAGTGTTCGCTCCTCTgctgacagaggcagagacagggaaGTCTATTAAAGTGCAGGGCACTGGGTGtgggtatgagagagagaagagagagagagagcgcagtgGAGAGAGGTGTGAAAACGTTAGAACGGACTTTGCAGCAGATTCAGCACATCCtcaggaaagtgtgtgtgtgtgtatgtgtgtgtgggtggctgtGGGTGGCTGTGGTATTTTCAATTTTCTCGAAGAATCTTTTCATGCTGTGATTGTCTACCATTTGGCAAATTAAATGGGATACTGGGTTATGTTTAAACGAATGCCTCTCGCTGCTTCCCAGAAGTTATTATCAAGAATGCTTGGGATGCGGCAGAAACCGCACCACATCTAGAAACAATGTTCAACAGTTTCACAATCGTTTCAAGCAATCAAAATTCCCAGCCTATTTTCTTATTCTCGCtgttgtttccagattttcttccaCAAGCACGCTAAATTTACTCCGTGGCCTCACCATGTCTTCAAATCAACTTTCGGCGTGACCGTTGGTGTGACCGTTCCTTGTTCCCATTCTCTCCTCCAGCAATCCTACGAGGTTCCCATCGCCATGAAGGCTGTGTTCGACTACATCGACACCTTCTCCTCCCGCATCCGAGAGATGGAGCAGCAGAAGAGAGACGGAGTGGTGTGTAAGAAGGAGGACAAGCCCAGATCGCTGGAGAACTTCCTCTCCAGGTAGTGTGGCTTCTAGCACGCATACCAAACTATCATTAACGGCCTGAAATGGGACGCATAAATCTGCCTTCATTGAATTTGACTCTTAAAATCCTCTTGACAGTTTATCGTAATCAGATTCAGATTGAAAACATCCATCTGCGCTGCTATATCTTGTGTGAAACCCTGCATAATGTAATGGATAATTGTTTGGCCAAGGAGTTAG
This genomic window contains:
- the ccdc80 gene encoding coiled-coil domain-containing protein 80, which gives rise to MQWAFVLSLALIYLLTWTGEADKQAHLRRIPLRRRTRLGRLQTGAAGRERVISGTRPGSVSALSVLSPKRVEDVQADESFAPPVRTGAVQGKRRGGHRPLPGRRVAGQSGLPRQSGMLQDEGTPGARARIARMPSSAGSPNLLASFAGKNRVLVISAPHDSDGYYRLMMSLLKPDVYCELAERHVHQIVMFHQEGEMGGKVRRITTEGKVMEEPLDTALIPRLMSFLKLEKGKFGMVLLKKTLQVEERYPYPVRLEAMYEVIDQSPMRKLEKLRQKGFVQKCKGAGVEGQVEEGTVTGGAVDTPVERKPDRKEFIRKPIRRPAHASTTTTAATTTTTTTTTRPTTTTTTTTTTTTTKPTTTTTRATTTTTKATTTTTRPTTTTRRTTTTTTKRPTTTRAVTTTTTTTQRPTRAHTTAHWLPAPRTTADPYYYNRRERERFPPKTTPAGDNRTDKEGRDPHGRKQAGLVPATHKPSKTKPAKKKNGGEKVLSNEYEDKYELSKPTVSDPEETETYTEISPAKRGRGKHDKHDKKKKKNDKAAKKAERRGGKAGKEGKNGGKKNGKKLSKYHEKEEYQKPTKKPTPPPKGTLASFLDYFESRRRLLLITSPTEDSSMYVQQRDEYLESVCEMAIRKVSIITIFGSLTNSTMKIDHYQLENDKPMKGLRQEDLVNQDLITELRKEFSMTHNEFYMILTDTDMRVKQSYEVPIAMKAVFDYIDTFSSRIREMEQQKRDGVVCKKEDKPRSLENFLSRFRWRRRLFVISAPSDEEWAYQQQLHALTSQACNLGLRHISILKLAGTEQLDMGGVLELYPINGTATVEREGLSGNLVKDIRNYFQISPEYFSMLLVGKDGNVKSWYPSPMWSMAIIYDLVDSMQLRRQEMAIQQSLGMRCPEDEYGGYGYHQHGYEHGYQDGYHQGYGY